A genomic window from Streptomyces brevispora includes:
- a CDS encoding Lrp/AsnC family transcriptional regulator: protein MRTESSNVRENRSGDDRAPFAELARAVAMSSSAVTERVRRLEEAGIISGYAAVVDPERLGLPILAFVRLRYPNGNYKPFHDLLDTTPEILEAHHVTGDDCFVLKVTARSMSHLEAVSGRIGALGSVTTSVVYSSPLPRRAVSR, encoded by the coding sequence GTGCGGACCGAATCCAGCAACGTCCGGGAGAACCGCTCGGGTGACGATCGCGCACCGTTCGCCGAGCTCGCGCGGGCGGTGGCGATGTCGTCAAGCGCCGTGACGGAGCGGGTGCGCAGGCTGGAGGAGGCCGGAATCATCAGCGGGTACGCGGCGGTGGTCGACCCCGAGCGGCTCGGGCTGCCGATTCTCGCCTTCGTCCGGCTGCGCTACCCGAACGGCAACTACAAGCCGTTCCACGACCTGCTCGACACCACGCCGGAGATCCTGGAGGCCCACCACGTCACCGGCGACGACTGCTTCGTGCTCAAGGTGACGGCCCGCTCCATGAGTCATCTGGAGGCGGTGTCCGGAAGGATCGGCGCCCTGGGCTCCGTCACCACGAGCGTCGTCTACTCCTCGCCGCTGCCGCGGCGGGCGGTCAGCCGCTGA